The Mesobacillus jeotgali genome window below encodes:
- a CDS encoding glyceraldehyde-3-phosphate dehydrogenase has translation MKAKIAINGFGRIGRMVFRRVILEENLEVVAINASYPAETLAHLIKYDSTHGQFAGEVIPADDHLIVNGKTVKLLSNRNPAELPWKEMKIDIVIEATGKFNSRDKAALHLDAGAKKVILTAPGTNEDITIVMGVNESALNIEEHDIISNASCTTNCLAPVAKVLDDTFGIENGLMTTVHAYTNDQNNIDNPHKDLRRARSCGQSIIPTSTGAAKALSLVLPQLKGKLHGMALRVPTPNVSLVDLVVDLKREVTVDEINDAFYSASKGKLKGVLDITTDPLVSIDFNTNEHSAIIDGLSTMVIGANKVKVLAWYDNEWGYSSRVVDLTKYVAHAMSNSAAVKVG, from the coding sequence ATGAAGGCGAAAATTGCGATTAACGGTTTTGGGAGAATTGGAAGAATGGTATTCAGAAGAGTCATTCTTGAAGAAAATCTTGAAGTTGTTGCGATAAATGCGAGCTATCCAGCTGAAACTCTGGCGCATTTAATAAAATATGATTCTACTCATGGACAATTTGCTGGTGAAGTGATTCCGGCTGACGATCACCTGATTGTCAACGGAAAGACTGTTAAGCTATTAAGCAATCGAAATCCTGCTGAGCTTCCATGGAAGGAAATGAAGATTGATATCGTCATAGAAGCTACAGGCAAATTCAACTCACGTGACAAGGCGGCTCTTCATCTAGATGCTGGTGCTAAGAAAGTCATTTTGACAGCACCTGGTACAAATGAGGATATCACGATCGTCATGGGTGTAAATGAAAGCGCATTAAATATTGAAGAACATGATATCATTTCGAATGCATCATGCACGACAAACTGCCTGGCACCTGTTGCGAAAGTTCTTGATGATACTTTCGGTATCGAAAACGGTTTGATGACGACAGTGCATGCGTATACGAATGACCAGAATAATATTGATAATCCGCACAAGGACCTGCGCAGGGCACGTTCTTGTGGTCAATCCATCATCCCGACCTCAACTGGAGCAGCAAAGGCACTTTCACTTGTGCTTCCTCAGTTGAAAGGAAAGCTGCATGGCATGGCGTTGAGAGTACCTACTCCAAATGTTTCGCTAGTTGACCTGGTGGTCGACCTGAAGCGTGAGGTAACGGTGGACGAAATCAATGACGCATTCTATTCAGCATCAAAAGGAAAGCTCAAAGGCGTTCTTGATATCACGACAGATCCGCTTGTATCAATCGACTTTAACACGAATGAACATTCTGCGATCATTGATGGCCTGTCTACAATGGTCATCGGTGCCAATAAGGTTAAGGTTCTTGCCTGGTATGACAATGAATGGGGTTATTCAAGCAGGGTTGTAGACCTGACAAAGTATGTAGCACATGCAATGTCTAATTCTGCTGCTGTAAAAGTAGGATAA
- a CDS encoding protease modulator HflC, giving the protein MADQNVIDINERSGGGSWRKYTKIGIFLVILIALLVFIFTNVFIVKQGEYKVVRQFGEVVKIIEEPGLNYKVPFIQSVTTLPKYQLTYDVSQAEINTKDKKRMLIDNYAIWRIENPKKMISNARTLEGAESRMEEFIYSVVRSELGKLDYDEIINDEKSSRGSLNDRVTEKVNELLDDGNYGVVVTDVRMKRTDLPAENEKSVFTRMISERESKAQEYLSMGDAEKNRIIAQTDREVQELLAKATADAETIRGEGEGEAAKVYNQTFSKDPEFYSMFRTLESYKKTINGETVIVLPSDSPYARMLMGYTN; this is encoded by the coding sequence ATGGCTGATCAAAACGTGATTGATATAAATGAACGCAGTGGTGGCGGATCCTGGCGTAAATATACCAAAATCGGAATCTTCCTGGTCATTCTTATTGCCTTGCTTGTCTTTATTTTTACGAATGTTTTCATCGTGAAGCAAGGCGAGTATAAAGTAGTCAGGCAGTTTGGAGAGGTTGTTAAAATCATTGAAGAGCCTGGCTTGAATTACAAAGTCCCATTTATCCAGAGTGTCACGACCTTGCCTAAATACCAGCTGACCTACGATGTTTCCCAGGCGGAAATCAACACAAAGGATAAAAAGAGAATGCTGATCGACAATTATGCCATCTGGCGGATTGAAAACCCTAAGAAAATGATCTCGAATGCCAGGACGCTTGAAGGTGCCGAATCCAGAATGGAGGAATTCATCTATTCGGTTGTCCGTTCTGAGCTTGGTAAGCTGGACTATGATGAAATCATCAATGATGAAAAGTCATCCCGCGGATCCTTGAATGACAGGGTGACAGAAAAAGTCAATGAGCTGCTTGATGATGGGAATTATGGTGTGGTTGTGACAGATGTACGCATGAAGAGGACCGATCTCCCGGCAGAAAACGAAAAATCCGTTTTTACAAGAATGATTTCCGAGCGTGAATCAAAGGCTCAGGAATATCTTTCAATGGGGGATGCTGAGAAGAACAGGATCATCGCCCAGACGGACAGGGAAGTACAGGAATTGCTCGCAAAAGCAACGGCGGATGCTGAAACGATCCGAGGCGAAGGGGAAGGGGAAGCTGCTAAAGTATACAACCAAACATTCTCCAAAGACCCAGAGTTCTACTCCATGTTCCGCACACTGGAATCTTATAAAAAGACAATCAATGGCGAAACCGTCATAGTCCTCCCATCTGATTCACCATACGCAAGAATGCTGATGGGTTACACAAATTAA
- the ytaF gene encoding sporulation membrane protein YtaF — protein MAQTISLLLLAFAVSLDSFSVGLTYGLRKMKIPIKSISVIAVCSAVVLMAAMMIGHFLESFFSPGMAETLGGTVLIVLGGWVLFQFFREDKTELLCHEKIILNLEIKSLGIVINILKKPMTADFDRSGTINGIEAVMLGLALSLDAFGAGVGAAFLGFSPGYLALTVACMSSLFVYAGMRMGSYFSGSGWMQRFSFVPGILLIIIGLLKL, from the coding sequence ATGGCACAAACAATTTCCCTGCTTTTACTTGCATTCGCTGTCAGCCTTGACAGTTTCAGTGTAGGGTTAACGTATGGATTGCGGAAAATGAAAATCCCGATTAAATCTATCTCTGTTATTGCGGTTTGTTCAGCTGTCGTCCTGATGGCCGCTATGATGATCGGGCATTTTCTCGAGAGCTTTTTTTCACCAGGAATGGCAGAGACACTGGGTGGCACTGTCTTGATCGTTTTAGGAGGATGGGTACTATTCCAATTTTTCCGCGAAGACAAAACAGAGTTGCTCTGTCATGAAAAAATCATTTTGAACCTTGAAATCAAATCACTCGGTATCGTCATCAATATTTTGAAAAAGCCAATGACAGCTGACTTTGACCGATCGGGCACGATCAATGGAATTGAAGCTGTCATGCTTGGGCTTGCCCTGTCGCTAGATGCATTCGGTGCAGGGGTGGGGGCGGCATTTCTAGGCTTCTCTCCAGGTTATCTGGCATTGACGGTTGCCTGCATGAGTTCATTATTTGTGTATGCCGGAATGAGAATGGGCAGTTATTTTTCCGGGAGCGGATGGATGCAAAGGTTTTCCTTTGTACCAGGAATCTTATTGATCATAATCGGGCTGTTGAAGCTTTAA
- a CDS encoding IS3 family transposase (programmed frameshift) — MSKRTYSFQDKIKIVEALKKGSHSISELKFIYKVNDHAIYDWVYRYEKYGAEGLKKSSTWKRYSKELKLAAVQDYLSGDYSQNDVIRKYEISCRRVLQKWINKYNSHRELKDTSKGRTNTMTRRNTTINERKEIVLYCLENGKDYQKAAETFKVSYQQVYQWVKKYEDGGEEALRDKRGRKKEEVELSPEQKMKLEMKRLASENERLRAENLFPKKVRGDRKEAKISQIRLEEKYIAIKELHEEEGFSFVMLCEIAGLARSAYYKWLKRTPSKRECQNVILVEEMKALHEEVKGIYGYRRITMTLNRRLSKSFNEKRIYRLMKIVGIQSVIRKKKNRYKKSTPQHVAENVLDRNFQAESPNEKWVTDVTEFKYGEAKKAYLSAIKDLHDGAIVSYVFGHSNNNKLVFDTLDQATALLNGDRPLIHSDRGFQYTHFGFKQRIDQAQMTQSMSRVGRCIDNGPMESFWGSLKSEKYYMEKYKTFEELSAAIDEYIYFYNHERYQKRLNGLSPLEFRAKAA; from the exons ATGTCAAAAAGGACATATTCATTCCAAGATAAAATCAAGATCGTAGAGGCGTTAAAAAAGGGTAGCCATTCTATTTCAGAGCTGAAGTTTATATACAAAGTAAATGATCATGCAATTTATGATTGGGTCTACAGGTATGAAAAATACGGAGCAGAAGGATTAAAGAAGTCTTCTACCTGGAAGAGGTATTCTAAGGAACTTAAGCTGGCGGCTGTACAGGACTATCTTAGTGGGGACTACTCTCAAAATGATGTTATCAGAAAGTATGAAATCTCATGTAGACGAGTCCTCCAGAAATGGATTAACAAGTATAATAGTCATAGAGAATTAAAGGACACTTCCAAAGGAAGGACAAACACTATGACTAGAAGAAACACTACCATAAATGAACGAAAAGAGATTGTGCTCTATTGCCTTGAGAACGGCAAGGATTATCAGAAGGCAGCTGAGACCTTTAAGGTCTCTTACCAACAAGTATATCAATGGGTTAAAAAGTATGAGGATGGCGGCGAAGAAGCCCTTCGGGATAAGCGAGGGAGGAAAAAGGAAGAAGTTGAACTCTCCCCAGAACAGAAGATGAAATTGGAGATGAAGAGGCTTGCGAGTGAAAATGAGCGATTACGCGCAGAGAACTTATTCC CTAAAAAAGTTAGAGGAGATCGAAAGGAGGCGAAGATAAGCCAGATACGCCTTGAGGAGAAATATATCGCTATCAAGGAACTTCACGAAGAAGAAGGATTCTCTTTCGTTATGCTTTGTGAAATTGCGGGGTTGGCCAGGTCTGCATATTATAAATGGCTGAAGCGAACACCTTCCAAGCGTGAATGTCAGAATGTGATACTTGTAGAAGAAATGAAGGCTCTCCATGAGGAGGTTAAAGGAATCTACGGCTACCGCAGGATTACGATGACTTTGAATAGAAGGTTGAGCAAGAGCTTCAATGAAAAGCGAATCTATAGGCTGATGAAGATTGTCGGCATTCAAAGCGTTATTCGGAAAAAGAAAAATCGATATAAAAAGTCAACCCCTCAACACGTCGCAGAAAACGTGTTAGACCGTAATTTCCAAGCCGAAAGTCCTAATGAGAAATGGGTAACTGATGTGACTGAGTTCAAGTATGGAGAAGCAAAAAAGGCTTATTTGAGTGCAATTAAAGACTTACATGATGGAGCCATCGTTAGTTACGTATTTGGACATTCCAACAACAATAAACTGGTGTTTGATACGCTGGATCAGGCCACGGCCCTACTGAATGGTGACCGCCCACTTATACATAGCGACAGGGGCTTTCAGTATACCCATTTTGGATTTAAACAAAGAATAGATCAAGCACAGATGACTCAAAGTATGTCCCGAGTCGGAAGATGTATTGACAATGGTCCAATGGAATCCTTTTGGGGATCACTGAAAAGCGAGAAATATTACATGGAGAAATATAAGACCTTTGAAGAGCTTTCTGCGGCGATTGATGAGTACATATACTTTTATAATCATGAACGTTACCAAAAAAGATTAAACGGCCTTAGCCCCTTAGAATTCAGGGCTAAAGCCGCCTAG
- the mutM gene encoding DNA-formamidopyrimidine glycosylase, with protein MPELPEVETVRRTLEVLTIGKIIKEVSVSWPKMIKTPTEVEQFSDALKGQTINEIGRRGKFLILYTEFFALVSHLRMEGKYGLFSSEDPVDKHTHVIFHFTDGTELRYKDVRKFGTMHLYEKGKEFETQPLADLGPEPFSEDFTVEWLSGKLKKTNRKIKPALLDQKILVGLGNIYVDEALFRAKIHPERIANSLTPEEEAVLHREIVSTLSEAVEKGGSTIRSYVNSQGQIGMFQLQLYAYGRKGEPCKTCGTPLEKTVVGGRGTHYCPSCQKLK; from the coding sequence ATGCCTGAACTACCAGAGGTCGAAACCGTCAGACGAACATTAGAGGTCCTGACGATCGGAAAGATAATTAAGGAAGTCTCTGTTTCCTGGCCAAAGATGATCAAAACTCCGACTGAAGTAGAGCAGTTCAGTGACGCACTGAAAGGGCAGACGATAAATGAAATCGGCCGGAGGGGAAAATTCCTGATCCTTTACACGGAATTTTTCGCTCTCGTTTCCCACTTAAGAATGGAAGGGAAATACGGTTTATTCAGTTCTGAGGATCCTGTAGATAAGCACACGCATGTCATTTTCCATTTTACCGATGGAACGGAATTGCGTTACAAGGATGTCAGGAAATTTGGCACGATGCACCTTTATGAAAAAGGGAAAGAGTTCGAAACCCAGCCACTTGCCGATTTAGGGCCTGAACCTTTTTCGGAAGATTTTACAGTGGAATGGCTGTCGGGAAAACTGAAGAAAACGAATCGAAAAATAAAGCCGGCGCTGCTTGACCAGAAAATCCTTGTTGGCCTCGGAAACATCTATGTAGATGAAGCGCTATTCCGTGCAAAGATCCATCCTGAAAGGATTGCTAACTCTTTGACTCCAGAAGAGGAAGCAGTGCTTCACAGGGAAATTGTCAGCACTCTGTCCGAAGCTGTTGAGAAAGGCGGCAGCACCATCCGTTCCTACGTGAACTCACAAGGACAGATTGGCATGTTCCAGCTGCAGCTTTATGCTTATGGGCGCAAGGGTGAACCGTGCAAGACTTGTGGAACACCATTGGAAAAAACCGTCGTTGGCGGACGGGGAACGCATTACTGCCCGTCGTGCCAGAAGCTTAAATAA
- the polA gene encoding DNA polymerase I has product MSKKLVLIDGNSIAYRAFFALPLLNNEKGIHTNAVYGFTMMLMKILEDEKPSHILVAFDAGKTTFRHKTFSEYKGGRQKTPPELSEQFPFIRELLTAYGISQYELENYEADDIIGTLSLLAEKEGFETKVISGDKDLTQLSSDKTTVSITRKGITDIEEYTPEHIKEKYGLTAEQIIDMKGLMGDASDNIPGVPGVGEKTAIKLLKEYGTLENLLNSIDQVSGKKLKDKLEEFKDQAVMSKELATITREAPVGIELSELEYEGAENEKLVKMFKELGFNSLLDKLGAVAEAEEAELEDIEFQQLDKIEKDIFAKENGFYVEVLEDNYHYADIIGFGVVNENGSFFLPVKVALESEEFKKWAEDESSKKTVYDAKRSEVSLRHHGIHLKGADFDVSLASYIINPSESPDDLAAIAKQHGFRSVQADETVYGKGAKRKIPEESILGEHLVRKAAVLVSLKEKLEQELWDNDQHDLFSSLEMPLSLVLADMEYQGVKLDMQRLDHMGEEIKGRLAEIETKIFEMAGEQFNINSPKQLGVILFEKLGLPAAKKTKTGYSTSADVLEKLASKHKIIEEILNYRQLGKLQSTYIEGLQKVVNKETEKVHTRFNQALTATGRLSSTDPNLQNIPIRLEEGRKIRQAFVPSEKGWVIFAADYSQIELRVLAHIAGDEKLIDAFQNDMDIHTKTAMEVFNVGKDEVTSNMRRHAKAVNFGIVYGISDYGLSQSLNITRKEAGEFIERYLESYPGVKEYMDEIVKDAKAKGYVQTLLHRRRYIPEITARNFNLRSFAERTAMNTPIQGSAADIIKKAMIDMAERLREEGVKTRLLLQVHDELIFEAPEDEIELLKKIVPEVMENAIELKVPLKVDFSYGPTWYDAK; this is encoded by the coding sequence ATGTCTAAAAAGCTTGTGTTGATAGATGGCAACAGTATTGCCTACCGTGCGTTTTTCGCTTTGCCGTTGTTGAATAATGAAAAAGGGATACATACCAATGCTGTTTATGGTTTTACGATGATGCTGATGAAAATCCTTGAGGATGAGAAGCCTTCGCATATTCTTGTTGCGTTTGATGCCGGGAAAACGACCTTCAGGCATAAAACCTTCAGTGAGTACAAGGGCGGAAGGCAAAAGACACCGCCTGAGCTTTCTGAGCAGTTTCCGTTCATCCGTGAATTGCTGACGGCCTATGGCATCTCCCAGTACGAACTGGAGAATTATGAAGCTGATGATATTATCGGTACATTGAGTTTGCTGGCTGAAAAAGAAGGCTTCGAAACAAAGGTTATTTCCGGTGATAAGGACTTAACGCAGCTGAGTTCTGACAAGACGACGGTCAGTATCACAAGAAAAGGGATTACCGATATTGAAGAATATACACCTGAGCATATCAAGGAGAAATATGGCCTGACTGCTGAGCAGATTATTGATATGAAAGGTCTCATGGGTGATGCATCCGATAATATTCCTGGTGTTCCTGGTGTAGGTGAAAAGACGGCAATCAAGCTGTTGAAGGAATATGGCACACTTGAGAATCTTTTAAATTCGATTGACCAAGTCAGCGGGAAAAAGCTTAAGGACAAGCTGGAGGAATTCAAGGACCAGGCAGTCATGAGCAAGGAGCTTGCGACCATCACTCGTGAAGCACCTGTTGGAATAGAGTTGAGTGAGCTTGAGTATGAAGGTGCGGAGAATGAGAAGCTAGTGAAAATGTTCAAGGAGCTAGGTTTCAATTCCTTGCTGGACAAGCTGGGAGCAGTTGCAGAAGCAGAAGAAGCGGAGCTTGAAGACATCGAATTCCAGCAGCTGGATAAAATCGAAAAAGATATCTTCGCAAAAGAAAACGGCTTCTATGTTGAGGTGCTGGAAGATAATTACCATTATGCCGACATTATCGGTTTTGGAGTTGTAAATGAAAACGGCAGTTTCTTCCTGCCAGTAAAAGTAGCCCTTGAATCTGAAGAATTCAAGAAATGGGCGGAGGATGAGTCCAGTAAAAAAACAGTCTACGATGCGAAACGATCTGAGGTGTCATTGCGCCATCATGGCATCCATCTGAAGGGTGCTGACTTCGATGTGTCACTGGCATCTTATATCATCAATCCTTCCGAGTCGCCGGATGACCTGGCAGCAATCGCGAAACAGCATGGCTTCAGGAGCGTGCAGGCAGACGAAACAGTCTATGGAAAAGGTGCTAAACGAAAAATTCCCGAGGAAAGCATCCTGGGTGAACATCTGGTGCGCAAGGCGGCTGTTCTTGTTTCATTAAAAGAGAAGCTCGAGCAGGAGCTTTGGGACAACGATCAGCATGATTTGTTCAGCAGCCTGGAAATGCCATTATCACTGGTACTTGCCGATATGGAATACCAGGGAGTTAAATTGGATATGCAGCGCCTGGATCATATGGGTGAAGAGATCAAAGGCCGGCTTGCTGAAATCGAAACAAAGATCTTCGAAATGGCAGGAGAACAGTTCAATATCAATTCTCCTAAACAATTAGGTGTCATTCTCTTTGAAAAACTGGGACTGCCTGCTGCGAAAAAGACGAAGACAGGCTATTCAACCTCAGCAGACGTCCTTGAAAAATTGGCATCTAAACATAAAATCATTGAAGAAATCCTGAACTATCGCCAGCTGGGAAAGCTGCAATCCACCTATATTGAAGGGCTGCAAAAGGTCGTCAATAAAGAGACTGAAAAAGTCCATACAAGATTCAACCAGGCTTTGACAGCAACTGGAAGATTAAGCTCAACAGATCCTAACCTGCAGAACATCCCAATCAGACTTGAAGAAGGCCGGAAAATCAGGCAGGCTTTTGTCCCTTCGGAAAAAGGCTGGGTCATATTTGCAGCTGATTATTCACAAATTGAACTGCGTGTTCTCGCCCATATTGCGGGCGATGAAAAACTGATTGATGCCTTCCAGAATGATATGGACATCCATACGAAAACTGCGATGGAAGTGTTCAATGTAGGGAAAGACGAAGTCACTTCCAATATGCGCCGACATGCAAAAGCGGTTAACTTTGGGATTGTGTACGGCATCAGCGATTATGGATTATCCCAGAGCCTGAATATCACAAGGAAAGAAGCGGGCGAATTCATTGAGCGCTACCTTGAAAGCTATCCTGGTGTGAAAGAATATATGGATGAGATCGTCAAGGATGCAAAGGCGAAGGGTTATGTCCAGACATTATTGCATCGCCGCAGGTACATTCCTGAGATTACGGCCCGCAACTTCAACTTAAGGAGCTTTGCCGAGCGTACTGCCATGAATACCCCGATCCAGGGAAGCGCTGCAGACATTATCAAGAAAGCAATGATTGATATGGCAGAAAGACTCCGTGAAGAGGGCGTTAAGACAAGACTGCTGCTTCAAGTACATGATGAATTGATTTTTGAAGCACCTGAGGATGAAATTGAACTATTGAAAAAAATAGTGCCAGAGGTTATGGAAAATGCCATTGAATTGAAGGTGCCGTTAAAGGTGGACTTCTCATATGGCCCAACCTGGTATGACGCAAAATAG
- the hflK gene encoding FtsH protease activity modulator HflK, with protein MVSLKQIYVTSGIVVLAIILGISAFTTWYTVDESEQAVILTFGKVEEGISEPGLHFKLPWPIQSVEKLSKETFSLQFGYEEKDGEIKEFPDETKMITGDENIVLADLVVQWKITDPEKYLFNADNPREILYDATSASVRSIIGSSEIDEALTSGKAEIEAEVRDLLSSLIGKYDMGISVLGVKLQDVELPNEEVRKAFTDVTDARETMNTKINEAKKYRNQKLNEAQGEKDALISRAQGEKAARIERARGDVAVFNKLYVEYKSNPDITRQRLILETLEQVLPGSEIYIMNDDGNTMKYFPIRPLEADKPKTEKEGSEKNNG; from the coding sequence ATGGTGAGCTTAAAGCAAATTTACGTGACGAGCGGGATTGTCGTCCTGGCCATTATTTTAGGTATTTCTGCATTCACGACCTGGTATACGGTCGATGAATCGGAACAGGCTGTCATTTTGACGTTTGGTAAAGTCGAGGAAGGAATCAGCGAACCTGGCTTGCATTTTAAACTGCCTTGGCCAATCCAGAGTGTCGAGAAATTATCAAAAGAAACGTTCAGCCTCCAGTTTGGTTATGAGGAAAAGGATGGAGAAATCAAGGAGTTTCCTGATGAAACCAAAATGATTACGGGTGATGAAAACATCGTCCTTGCCGACCTGGTTGTTCAATGGAAAATAACCGACCCTGAAAAATATTTATTTAACGCTGATAATCCGAGAGAAATCTTGTACGATGCGACTTCGGCATCTGTAAGAAGTATTATCGGTAGTTCCGAAATTGATGAGGCCCTGACATCAGGGAAAGCAGAAATTGAAGCAGAAGTCCGGGACTTATTGTCTTCGTTGATTGGAAAGTATGATATGGGTATTTCTGTTCTTGGTGTCAAGCTGCAGGATGTCGAATTGCCAAATGAAGAAGTGCGCAAGGCTTTTACCGATGTAACGGATGCACGTGAAACAATGAACACGAAAATAAATGAAGCAAAGAAATACCGTAATCAGAAGCTGAATGAAGCGCAGGGGGAAAAGGATGCGCTCATCTCCAGAGCTCAAGGGGAAAAAGCTGCGAGGATTGAACGTGCTAGAGGTGATGTAGCGGTATTTAACAAGCTGTATGTTGAATACAAATCCAATCCTGATATTACAAGACAGCGATTGATTCTGGAAACGCTTGAGCAAGTCTTGCCTGGTTCGGAGATTTACATCATGAACGATGATGGCAACACAATGAAGTACTTCCCGATCCGCCCGCTTGAAGCAGATAAACCGAAGACAGAGAAGGAAGGCAGTGAGAAGAATAATGGCTGA
- the coaE gene encoding dephospho-CoA kinase (Dephospho-CoA kinase (CoaE) performs the final step in coenzyme A biosynthesis.), producing MSLVIGLTGGIASGKSTVSAMFTDMGITVIDADIEARLAVEPGEKAYNEIVSHFGKDILEEDRTINRPKLGEIIFNNEEKRLLLNSIVHPAVRERMAEKRKKAEADDEKAVVLDIPLLFESKLTGLVEKIIVVYVDEQTQLERLMKRNGFSEEEASSRIRSQMPLKDKVGLADAVIDNSGSIEESKQQLMDILSEWGILRAD from the coding sequence ATGTCATTAGTTATCGGATTGACAGGAGGTATAGCAAGCGGGAAAAGCACGGTATCCGCCATGTTCACTGATATGGGCATCACTGTGATTGACGCAGATATCGAAGCAAGGCTTGCTGTTGAGCCAGGAGAAAAGGCATATAATGAGATTGTCAGCCATTTTGGCAAGGATATTTTAGAAGAAGATCGTACGATAAATCGCCCTAAGTTGGGTGAGATCATTTTTAACAATGAAGAAAAGCGATTGCTGCTTAATTCGATTGTCCATCCAGCCGTAAGGGAGCGGATGGCAGAGAAAAGAAAAAAAGCTGAAGCAGATGATGAAAAGGCAGTCGTCCTTGACATTCCGCTTCTGTTTGAAAGCAAACTGACAGGACTCGTCGAAAAAATCATCGTTGTATACGTGGATGAGCAAACACAGCTTGAACGGCTGATGAAGAGGAACGGGTTCTCGGAAGAAGAAGCTTCATCGAGGATTAGGTCACAAATGCCGCTGAAGGACAAAGTTGGTTTGGCAGACGCAGTGATTGATAACAGCGGCAGCATCGAAGAATCGAAGCAGCAGCTGATGGATATTTTAAGTGAATGGGGAATTTTAAGAGCCGACTAG